The proteins below come from a single Chitinophaga pinensis DSM 2588 genomic window:
- the mnmG gene encoding tRNA uridine-5-carboxymethylaminomethyl(34) synthesis enzyme MnmG, with the protein MFPSYDVIVVGAGHAGCEAAAAAANMGSKVLLVTMNMQTIAQMSCNPAMGGIAKGQIVREIDALGGYSGIITDQSMIQFRMLNRSKGPAMWSPRTQNDRMLFAAKWREALEQTPNVDFYQDMVKGLLVKDGRCYGVVTGLGHEIKAKSVVLTNGTFLNGVMHIGDKQFGGGRVAEKAATGITEQLVSLGFESDRLKTGTPPRIDARSLDYSKMEEQPGDDVITGFSYLDVEKIKPEQQRSCHITYTSDKVHEMLKTGFDRSPMFQGRIQGVGPRYCPSIEDKINRFAERDRHQLFVEPEGWNTVEIYVNGFSTSLPEDVQYKALQLVPGFENVKMFRPGYAIEYDYFPPTQLQFSLETKHIQNLFFAGQINGTTGYEEAACQGLMAGINAHLKASGQAPFVLKRSEAYIGVLIDDLINKGTDEPYRMFTSRAEFRTLLRQDNADLRLTEQSFEMGLARQNRLDKVIVKKEGVEKIKAILKELPVDPEEINHLLAEKNTSPLPQRMRAYQILLRPTMDIFSMKNHVAKIGKALAEFGDETLEQAEIQIKYEVYIEKENDLVKRMSQMEDLLIPDGFDYTKLVSLSAEARQKFNKIRPRTLGQASRISGVNPSDVQILMVYMGR; encoded by the coding sequence ATGTTTCCATCATACGATGTAATTGTGGTAGGCGCCGGACATGCCGGTTGCGAGGCTGCAGCTGCGGCAGCAAACATGGGATCCAAAGTCCTTTTGGTCACCATGAATATGCAAACGATAGCTCAGATGAGCTGCAACCCAGCAATGGGAGGAATCGCTAAAGGACAAATTGTAAGGGAGATTGATGCTCTGGGAGGATACTCAGGAATCATAACCGATCAGTCCATGATTCAGTTCCGTATGCTGAACCGTTCCAAAGGACCTGCCATGTGGAGCCCCCGTACACAGAACGACAGAATGCTGTTTGCTGCTAAGTGGAGAGAGGCATTGGAACAAACACCAAACGTTGACTTCTACCAGGACATGGTAAAAGGACTGCTGGTAAAAGATGGACGTTGCTATGGAGTAGTGACCGGATTAGGACACGAAATAAAAGCAAAATCTGTAGTGCTCACCAACGGTACATTCCTCAATGGTGTCATGCACATCGGAGATAAACAGTTCGGCGGAGGTCGCGTAGCAGAAAAAGCAGCTACCGGAATTACTGAACAATTAGTATCCCTAGGCTTCGAAAGCGACAGATTGAAGACAGGTACACCACCAAGAATCGATGCAAGAAGTCTGGATTATTCGAAAATGGAAGAACAACCAGGTGATGATGTAATCACCGGGTTCTCTTATCTGGATGTTGAAAAGATCAAACCTGAACAACAGAGAAGTTGCCATATCACCTATACAAGTGATAAAGTACACGAAATGCTGAAGACAGGGTTCGACAGATCTCCAATGTTCCAGGGTAGAATTCAGGGTGTCGGACCAAGATACTGTCCAAGTATTGAAGATAAAATTAACCGTTTCGCGGAAAGAGACAGACACCAACTGTTCGTAGAACCCGAAGGTTGGAACACCGTGGAGATCTATGTAAATGGATTTTCAACCTCCCTGCCGGAAGATGTACAGTATAAAGCACTTCAATTAGTGCCCGGATTTGAGAACGTGAAAATGTTCCGTCCGGGTTATGCGATTGAGTACGATTACTTCCCACCAACACAATTGCAGTTCTCCCTGGAGACAAAACATATCCAGAATTTGTTCTTCGCCGGACAAATCAACGGTACCACCGGGTATGAAGAAGCAGCATGTCAGGGTCTGATGGCAGGTATAAATGCACACCTGAAAGCAAGCGGTCAGGCGCCATTTGTACTGAAAAGAAGTGAAGCATATATCGGTGTACTGATCGATGACCTGATTAATAAAGGTACCGACGAACCATATAGAATGTTTACCTCAAGAGCCGAATTCAGAACTTTGCTCAGACAGGATAATGCCGATCTGCGTCTCACAGAACAGAGTTTTGAAATGGGCCTCGCCAGACAAAACAGATTGGATAAAGTGATCGTGAAGAAAGAAGGAGTGGAGAAAATCAAAGCAATTCTGAAAGAACTGCCTGTTGATCCGGAAGAAATTAATCACCTGCTGGCAGAGAAAAATACTTCACCACTGCCTCAGCGTATGCGCGCTTACCAAATCCTGTTACGCCCAACTATGGATATATTCTCTATGAAGAACCATGTTGCGAAAATTGGAAAAGCACTGGCTGAATTCGGAGATGAAACATTGGAACAGGCAGAGATCCAGATCAAATATGAAGTATACATCGAAAAGGAAAATGACCTGGTGAAAAGAATGAGCCAGATGGAAGACCTGCTCATTCCAGATGGATTCGATTATACAAAATTGGTATCATTGAGCGCAGAAGCCAGACAGAAATTTAATAAAATCCGTCCCCGTACACTCGGACAAGCCAGCAGAATCAGCGGCGTAAATCCGAGTGATGTGCAGATCCTGATGGTATACATGGGACGCTGA
- a CDS encoding lactonase family protein, whose amino-acid sequence MLNTLLTCTALLTTTMLSAQTDTTKEKYLLIGTYTKSADEGINVYAFNTTTGTLRYVSTTKGVDNPSYLVIAPDQQHVYSVNENNEGGVSAFEWDTVSGNLTFLNKQVSGGASPCYITTDTDGKYVIVGNYSGGSLSVLPVRNDGRIDAPVQTIEHTGTGPNKERQEKPHVHCTVFGPDKKTLYVSDLGIDQIVIYNYKQGDVLPLVPADTGYAALNPGAGPRHITFHPNGKWAYVIHELDGKVTAFNYVRGRLIPFQTLSTLSAAYKGPISGADIHISPDGKFLYASNRQKLNNIVIYSIDRKNGRLEKKGEQPSGGKEPRNFVIDPDGNYLLVANQNTDNVVVFKRNKLTGLLKPTGQEIKVPKPVCLKMIGTN is encoded by the coding sequence ATGCTTAATACTTTACTCACCTGCACCGCTTTATTAACTACTACGATGTTGTCAGCACAAACAGATACGACGAAAGAAAAATATCTACTGATTGGCACTTATACAAAGAGTGCAGATGAGGGGATTAATGTATATGCGTTTAATACAACGACCGGAACACTACGTTATGTAAGTACGACGAAAGGTGTGGACAATCCTTCCTATCTCGTGATTGCTCCCGATCAGCAACATGTGTACTCCGTAAATGAGAATAATGAAGGAGGCGTAAGCGCTTTTGAATGGGATACCGTCAGCGGTAATCTGACCTTCCTGAATAAACAGGTTTCCGGTGGAGCTTCACCCTGTTATATCACGACAGACACAGATGGAAAGTATGTGATTGTTGGAAATTACAGTGGTGGTAGTCTATCTGTATTGCCTGTACGTAATGATGGAAGAATAGATGCGCCTGTACAAACAATAGAGCATACCGGTACAGGACCTAACAAAGAAAGACAGGAGAAACCACACGTACACTGTACTGTATTCGGTCCTGATAAAAAGACATTATACGTGTCCGATCTGGGGATAGATCAGATAGTCATTTATAACTATAAACAAGGGGATGTATTGCCATTAGTACCTGCGGATACAGGCTATGCTGCATTGAATCCAGGAGCTGGTCCGCGACACATTACTTTCCATCCCAATGGCAAATGGGCATATGTGATACATGAACTTGATGGAAAAGTAACCGCCTTTAATTATGTAAGAGGAAGGCTCATTCCTTTTCAAACGTTATCTACACTTTCTGCTGCCTACAAAGGTCCTATCTCCGGTGCTGATATTCACATCTCTCCGGATGGCAAATTTTTATATGCTTCTAACAGGCAGAAATTAAATAATATTGTCATCTACAGCATAGATCGTAAAAACGGTCGGCTGGAGAAAAAAGGTGAACAACCTTCAGGAGGCAAAGAACCACGTAATTTTGTTATTGACCCTGATGGAAACTATTTATTGGTCGCTAATCAGAACACAGACAACGTAGTTGTATTTAAAAGAAACAAGCTGACAGGATTACTCAAACCAACCGGTCAGGAGATAAAAGTACCCAAACCGGTTTGCTTAAAAATGATCGGGACGAATTAA
- the cls gene encoding cardiolipin synthase yields MYQVLYFLWGTNWHIALKIIGYVLISLSFLGVVGTILLENRNPVKAMAYIMLLVFVPILGLVVYYYLGRDLRKKRRFTLKGSKDETLMLRYWESQRKEIDQMQLQLRKQVASKQEISAMLLNTRHSVLSCDNRVQLLLNGEEKFPAVMDALRAAKHHIHIEYYIFAADDVGNAIAEILLEKLRAGVEVRFIYDDLGCDKIGDIPDLLEENGAEVFAFSPVLINFYLNANYRNHRKIIIIDGEVGFTGGINIDDRYLNNAKHPVFWRDTHLKLEGDVVNLLQLQFMMSYRYCSKQTFPFSPPYFHRSDLNENCFADIVASGPDSEFPMAMQTILMAINNARRSIRISNPYFIPNEQILTALQMAALSGKTVQLILPFRGDSFFVQHAAQSYIKSLLDAGVKVYFYQKGFIHAKSIAIDDNLAIVGSVNLDYRSFYLNSEIAVVVYDKTFVHKLNAAFEQDLQDSEHIDRRSWRNRSLWQKFIDGVCRLLTPLL; encoded by the coding sequence GTGTATCAGGTATTATACTTTCTCTGGGGCACAAACTGGCACATTGCATTGAAAATTATAGGGTATGTGCTGATCTCACTTTCCTTTTTGGGTGTGGTAGGCACTATTCTGCTGGAAAACCGGAATCCGGTCAAGGCGATGGCGTATATCATGTTGCTGGTATTCGTACCCATACTGGGATTAGTAGTATACTATTACCTGGGAAGAGATCTCCGCAAGAAACGCCGGTTTACGTTAAAGGGAAGTAAGGATGAAACCCTGATGTTACGATACTGGGAATCTCAGCGAAAAGAAATTGACCAGATGCAACTCCAGCTCCGCAAACAGGTAGCCAGCAAACAGGAGATTTCTGCGATGCTGCTCAATACGAGACATTCTGTATTATCCTGCGATAACCGTGTACAATTACTGTTGAATGGAGAAGAGAAATTTCCGGCAGTAATGGACGCACTGAGGGCGGCCAAACATCATATACATATCGAGTATTACATCTTTGCTGCGGATGATGTGGGTAATGCGATAGCAGAGATATTGCTGGAGAAACTGCGGGCGGGCGTAGAAGTAAGATTTATTTATGATGACCTGGGCTGTGATAAGATCGGTGATATACCAGATCTGCTGGAAGAAAATGGTGCAGAGGTTTTTGCCTTCTCTCCTGTACTGATCAATTTCTATCTGAATGCGAATTATCGTAATCATAGAAAGATCATTATTATCGATGGCGAAGTAGGATTTACCGGAGGTATCAATATAGATGACCGCTATCTGAACAATGCGAAGCATCCGGTATTCTGGAGAGATACACACCTGAAGCTGGAAGGAGATGTTGTGAATCTTTTGCAATTGCAATTCATGATGAGTTATCGTTATTGCAGTAAACAAACCTTTCCGTTTAGTCCACCTTATTTTCACCGTTCGGATCTGAATGAAAATTGCTTTGCAGACATTGTAGCCAGCGGACCAGATTCAGAGTTCCCGATGGCGATGCAAACGATACTGATGGCGATTAATAATGCACGTCGTTCTATCCGCATCAGTAATCCTTATTTTATTCCCAACGAACAGATATTAACAGCATTGCAAATGGCCGCATTATCGGGTAAGACAGTGCAGCTTATTTTACCTTTTCGGGGTGATTCATTTTTTGTACAACATGCAGCACAATCCTACATCAAGTCATTGCTTGATGCAGGTGTGAAAGTGTATTTTTATCAGAAAGGTTTTATACATGCGAAGTCAATTGCAATAGATGATAATCTTGCAATTGTTGGTTCTGTAAACCTTGACTACCGGAGCTTTTATCTGAATAGTGAAATTGCTGTCGTCGTTTATGACAAGACCTTTGTGCATAAGCTGAATGCAGCATTTGAACAGGATCTGCAGGACTCCGAACACATTGATCGTCGTTCCTGGAGAAATCGTTCTTTGTGGCAGAAGTTTATAGATGGCGTATGCAGATTATTGACTCCGTTATTATAG
- a CDS encoding DUF3320 domain-containing protein — MKESILIKLEASRRELLDLGLRNPLLNYRLPVSRGVHIEQESITNIYEVLVKQSKAMTFLPKTDVKENKEVAAEVTEPVVLPEPITLPEPEEVVHDTRLQTTETAAALQNRLLNTYYAARTSLEEQGVNILFLTLGMLKWYEKDNGKEARYAPLILIPVSLERSSARERFRLRYTGSDVEMNLSLQTKIKAEFGIILPDMPESEEIAVTDYIQQIDAAINGMDGWEVITDAVELGFFSFGKLMLYHDLDSDGWPADEQPANHPILQSLFGDGFSEGAPEVPEDAFIDTETSAHELHQVVDADGSQLLAMLAVQEGRNLVIQGPPGTGKSQTITNLIANAIGEGKKVLFVAEKMAALEVVKRRLDSIQLGDACLELHSHKANKKELHQELRKTLELRKPAILQLQQEVTLLNDYRKELNDYSIAVNTPVGESGITPQQLMGYLLQLKEQFVDITLPRIAIPDIDSWNALNMQRAEAMAVRIEHRLKETGMPSSLLFWGIGLTVLVPAEQDRLIPVLQKALDTTTTLQHESAIIAGQVGLPMPLNRKNSMDLSFFVQLVSVRPDITGVQLRHPAWLQQKEDIKELLQTGKRLRQLHQAYDAILIPEAWEQQVLEIRQNLLAYGDKWYKFLKGDYNKTNRQLAALCKTAPPDDLPGKLACIDAILEARRLEKQIQEQETLAKELFQQRWQKGQSSWEVLETITNYVTEVHKQISYGTCTAVILDYLEKNEPVEVAKRYYDTLLRALQQQGAAIDAVIAAFAFNEQRRFRDVTPLLQRPYEEQIVLMQSWIDGLPDIHHAISWNNLADTAKTEGLQVLTEAVAYWPEAVIALKGALRKTWYEYLWEKALMTHASIRKFERSSHEAAVKQFVKLDTLNLQYNRARAALKHYDGIPPLEAGGQVNVLRTEFNKKARHMPIRKLVQAAGLAIQAIKPVFMMSPLSIANFLPPGSLQFDLVIFDEASQVRPVDALGALLRGKQLVVVGDSKQLPPSSFFDSLMKEVDDEENVTADMPSILGMCDAQGAPQRMLRWHYRSRHESLITMSNHEFYENKLVIFPSPGAAHQTGLVYHHLKEATYDRGKTRTNQQEADAITTAVIEHAKRHPEMSLGVVAFSTAQMQAIQQSLETARKKLPELESFFKAHAHEPFFVKNLENVQGDERDVIFISIGYGRTPEGTLSLAFGPLNNEGGEKRLNVLITRAKQRCEVFTNLTSDDIDLNKTESEGVRALKNFLYFAQHGSMHRSYTDGLPANIPFESLVAEQLTTAGYNVKKQIGSKGFYIDLAIADPEHPGKYTMGIMCDGAAYHSARSAKDRDRLRQQVLENMGWNIYTVWSTDWFRHPVRELKRLIAAIEDVRTNQGENQEAIVPSEDYTMLREDEEEGADVPLYEMAVLPEEIALKDLHQHPADKLRSWLEMIVRVESPVHVEEATRRILDAADVSRVGARIREVLKQAIADAVGNDTVVVKEDFLWDAEMEKPLIRSRANLPSASRKMTYIAPEELGAVVEKTVQDAVAITVTAAIPVIAKTLGFARVTEDLRTDLQEAVEKALADGIIYQDDEWLKVK; from the coding sequence ATGAAGGAATCAATCCTTATTAAACTGGAGGCCTCCCGCCGGGAATTACTGGATCTGGGACTACGTAACCCCTTATTGAACTACCGTTTACCCGTAAGTCGTGGAGTACATATCGAACAGGAAAGCATCACCAATATCTACGAAGTACTGGTGAAGCAGAGCAAGGCAATGACCTTCCTCCCCAAAACTGATGTAAAAGAAAACAAAGAGGTAGCAGCCGAAGTAACAGAACCGGTAGTATTACCTGAACCCATCACTTTACCTGAACCGGAAGAAGTGGTACACGATACCCGTTTACAGACGACTGAAACAGCTGCTGCTTTACAAAACAGGTTACTGAATACTTATTATGCTGCGCGTACCAGTCTGGAAGAACAGGGTGTCAATATCCTGTTCCTGACATTAGGTATGTTAAAGTGGTATGAAAAGGATAATGGAAAGGAAGCGCGATATGCGCCCCTGATTTTGATACCTGTTTCATTAGAACGTTCCAGCGCAAGGGAACGTTTTCGTTTACGCTATACAGGTAGTGATGTGGAAATGAATCTTAGTCTGCAAACGAAGATCAAAGCTGAATTTGGTATCATATTACCGGACATGCCTGAGTCAGAAGAAATAGCTGTCACAGATTATATACAACAGATAGATGCTGCTATCAATGGAATGGACGGATGGGAAGTGATCACTGATGCAGTTGAATTAGGATTTTTCTCATTCGGAAAACTGATGTTGTATCATGACCTGGATAGTGATGGGTGGCCTGCTGATGAACAACCTGCTAATCATCCGATCTTGCAGAGTTTATTTGGTGATGGATTCTCTGAAGGTGCGCCTGAGGTACCGGAGGATGCATTCATCGACACAGAAACATCTGCACATGAATTACACCAGGTAGTAGATGCAGATGGTTCTCAATTACTCGCGATGTTAGCAGTACAGGAAGGACGCAATCTCGTTATACAAGGCCCTCCGGGTACAGGTAAATCACAAACCATCACCAACCTTATCGCGAATGCAATAGGTGAAGGAAAGAAGGTGTTGTTTGTAGCCGAAAAGATGGCCGCGCTTGAAGTGGTAAAACGCAGACTTGATAGTATACAATTAGGAGATGCTTGTCTTGAATTACATAGCCACAAGGCAAACAAAAAGGAATTACACCAGGAGTTGAGAAAAACACTGGAGTTACGTAAGCCTGCTATCCTGCAATTACAACAGGAAGTCACATTACTGAATGATTATCGTAAAGAACTAAACGATTATAGTATTGCGGTGAATACACCGGTTGGTGAAAGTGGTATAACACCACAACAGCTGATGGGCTACCTGTTACAACTGAAAGAACAATTTGTAGATATTACATTACCGAGGATCGCGATACCTGATATAGATAGCTGGAATGCTTTAAACATGCAACGTGCAGAAGCAATGGCCGTCAGAATTGAACATCGTTTAAAGGAGACAGGTATGCCATCTTCTTTATTGTTCTGGGGTATCGGATTGACAGTACTGGTTCCTGCTGAACAAGACAGACTTATTCCTGTTTTACAAAAAGCACTGGATACAACAACAACGCTGCAACATGAAAGTGCGATCATTGCTGGTCAGGTAGGATTGCCCATGCCATTAAACAGAAAGAATAGTATGGACCTTTCTTTCTTTGTACAACTGGTATCTGTGCGTCCTGATATAACAGGTGTACAGTTAAGACATCCTGCCTGGTTGCAACAGAAAGAAGATATCAAAGAACTGTTGCAAACAGGAAAACGTTTACGTCAGTTGCATCAGGCATATGATGCTATACTTATTCCGGAAGCCTGGGAACAACAGGTATTGGAAATAAGACAGAACCTGCTGGCCTATGGGGATAAGTGGTATAAATTCCTGAAAGGAGATTATAATAAAACCAATCGTCAATTGGCTGCTTTATGTAAAACAGCTCCACCTGATGATCTCCCCGGAAAACTGGCTTGTATAGATGCGATACTGGAAGCAAGAAGATTAGAAAAGCAAATCCAGGAACAGGAAACACTCGCAAAGGAATTATTCCAGCAACGTTGGCAGAAAGGACAATCCAGTTGGGAAGTATTGGAGACCATTACTAATTATGTGACGGAAGTACATAAGCAGATTAGTTACGGTACATGTACTGCTGTCATCCTGGATTATCTCGAAAAGAATGAGCCGGTAGAAGTAGCCAAACGTTATTATGATACGTTGTTGAGAGCATTGCAGCAACAAGGCGCAGCAATTGATGCTGTAATTGCTGCTTTTGCATTCAATGAACAACGTCGCTTCAGAGATGTTACGCCACTGCTGCAACGTCCTTATGAAGAACAGATCGTATTGATGCAATCATGGATAGATGGATTGCCGGATATACATCATGCAATCTCCTGGAATAACCTGGCAGATACTGCGAAGACGGAAGGCTTGCAGGTATTGACAGAAGCAGTCGCTTACTGGCCGGAAGCAGTAATTGCATTAAAAGGAGCATTACGGAAAACATGGTATGAATACCTGTGGGAAAAGGCACTCATGACACATGCTTCCATCAGGAAATTTGAAAGATCAAGTCATGAGGCAGCAGTCAAACAATTCGTAAAATTAGATACGCTTAATCTGCAGTATAACAGAGCACGTGCAGCGTTGAAACATTATGATGGTATTCCGCCACTGGAAGCCGGCGGACAGGTAAACGTACTGCGTACCGAGTTTAATAAGAAGGCCAGACATATGCCTATCCGTAAATTAGTACAGGCTGCAGGATTGGCAATACAGGCGATCAAACCTGTGTTCATGATGAGTCCTCTTTCTATTGCTAATTTCCTTCCACCGGGTTCACTACAATTCGATCTTGTCATCTTTGACGAAGCAAGTCAGGTAAGACCGGTGGATGCATTAGGCGCATTGCTGAGAGGAAAACAATTGGTGGTTGTAGGTGATAGTAAACAGTTACCGCCAAGTAGTTTCTTTGATTCATTGATGAAGGAAGTAGATGATGAAGAAAACGTAACTGCAGATATGCCGAGCATACTGGGTATGTGTGATGCACAGGGTGCTCCGCAGAGAATGTTACGCTGGCATTATCGTAGTCGTCATGAATCGTTGATCACCATGTCCAATCATGAATTCTACGAGAATAAACTGGTGATCTTCCCGAGTCCGGGTGCAGCACATCAGACGGGGTTAGTTTATCATCATCTGAAAGAAGCGACATACGATCGTGGTAAAACAAGAACCAATCAGCAGGAAGCAGACGCGATCACTACAGCGGTAATTGAACATGCAAAACGACATCCTGAAATGAGTTTAGGTGTGGTTGCTTTCAGTACGGCGCAGATGCAGGCGATACAACAATCGCTTGAAACTGCCAGAAAGAAACTGCCTGAGCTGGAATCATTCTTCAAAGCACATGCGCATGAACCATTCTTTGTGAAGAACCTGGAGAATGTGCAGGGGGATGAACGTGATGTAATATTTATTAGCATCGGATATGGTCGTACGCCTGAAGGAACCCTTAGCCTGGCATTCGGACCACTGAATAACGAAGGCGGAGAGAAGCGACTCAACGTATTGATCACACGTGCGAAACAACGATGTGAAGTATTTACAAACCTGACTTCAGATGACATCGATCTGAATAAAACCGAGAGTGAAGGTGTACGTGCATTAAAGAACTTCCTGTATTTCGCACAACATGGTTCTATGCATCGTTCTTATACAGATGGATTACCTGCGAATATTCCTTTTGAATCATTGGTGGCCGAACAACTGACCACCGCCGGTTATAATGTAAAGAAACAGATTGGCAGCAAAGGATTCTATATTGATCTGGCGATTGCTGATCCGGAACATCCGGGTAAATATACTATGGGTATCATGTGCGATGGCGCTGCTTATCATTCTGCCCGTTCTGCGAAAGACAGGGATAGATTACGGCAGCAGGTACTGGAAAATATGGGATGGAATATCTATACCGTATGGAGTACTGACTGGTTCCGTCATCCTGTACGTGAATTGAAAAGACTGATTGCTGCGATTGAAGACGTACGTACAAATCAAGGAGAAAACCAGGAAGCAATAGTGCCTTCAGAAGACTATACAATGCTAAGAGAAGATGAGGAAGAAGGGGCAGATGTACCATTATATGAAATGGCAGTACTACCGGAAGAAATCGCATTGAAAGATCTGCATCAGCATCCGGCAGATAAACTGAGATCCTGGCTGGAGATGATCGTGCGGGTGGAGAGTCCGGTGCATGTAGAAGAAGCAACGCGTAGAATACTGGATGCCGCAGATGTATCACGTGTAGGGGCCAGAATTCGTGAAGTATTGAAACAGGCTATTGCAGATGCGGTGGGGAATGATACGGTTGTGGTAAAAGAGGATTTCCTCTGGGATGCAGAGATGGAAAAACCATTGATACGCAGCAGGGCGAATCTTCCATCTGCCTCACGGAAGATGACTTATATAGCACCGGAAGAATTAGGAGCAGTTGTAGAGAAAACAGTGCAGGATGCGGTAGCAATCACTGTAACGGCGGCGATACCTGTTATAGCAAAAACATTGGGCTT